DNA from Eucalyptus grandis isolate ANBG69807.140 chromosome 5, ASM1654582v1, whole genome shotgun sequence:
TAAGTATCGAGCAGATGGATCAGTAGAAAGATACAAAGCACGATTAGTTGCCAAAGGTTTCACACAACGCGAGGGCTTCGACTATCACGAAACCTTCTCCCCTGTGGCCAAAGATGTTActgtttgttcttttctttctatggCAACATTTCAGGATTGGCCCTTACACCAGATGGATGTCCACAATGCTTTCTTGCATGGAGATTTacatgaagaaatttacatggacatGCCGCAGggcttacggagacagggggagaatagagtatgtTGTCTCTGCAAATCCCTGTATGGCCTTAAACAAGCCTCCAaacaatggtatgccaaatttgcAGACTCCCTGATAACTGCTGGTTTTCATCAATCCAAATATGGTTATGTTGTTTTTACATGGACCAAAGGTACGTTGTCTatctatttgatgatatatgtagacgatatacttattatgggcAATGATGAAGTAGCTATCAAAAACttcaaggaatatttgcatTCTGCCTTTCATATAAAGGATTTGGGTCAATCcaaatatttccttggaattGAGATTGCACGATCGGACCAGGGGATTTCACtcaaccaaagaaaatttgCCTTGGAAATCATATCAGAAACAGGTCTATTAGGATGCAAACCAGCCGCTATTCCAATTGAGCAAAATGTTAAACTAACTACGGCAGATTATGATGCTAGAATATCTCAAGAAGATGATCCTGTTCTCGGAGATCCTTTGAGTTATCAGAAGCTTGTTGGGAGACTCATATATCTGACTATGACCAGACCAGACATAAGTTATGCAGTGCAAACGCTcagtcaatttatgcacaagCCACAGCAGTCGCATATGAATGTAGCTTTGAAGGTagtgaaatatttgaagaaatgtctTGGTCTTGGGATTCTTCTTTCCAGAAAATGTGATATGAGTATGACTGCATATTGTGATGCGAATTATGCGACATGTCCGCTGAGCAGAAGATCTGTCACCGGTTTCTGTATTAAATTGGGGAATTCTtcactttcatggaagacaaagaagcaaccaACTATCTCATTATCTtcagcaaaagcaaaatatcgagccatggcaaagACCACCTGTGAAATAGTCTGGTTGCGAGGCCTACTTCAGGACCTTGGGATACGAGTTAAAGGACCTACTAAATTATTATGCGATAATGATGCAACTCTCAAACTTGCGTTGAATCCCATTGTTCATGAGAGAACAAAGCACATAAAAGTGGATTGCCATTTCACTCAAGAGAAAATCCAACAAGGAGTGATTGAAACACAGGGAATTGGAACAGAATAATAGCCAGCAGATATCTTCACCAAACCCTTATGTCAGAGACAGCATCCGTATCTATTGAGCAAGTTAGGTGTCTTggatatctacaagccaccagttTGAgtgggagtgttggaagatacgcaatATCTTCTAGATACCATTGGGATCAATTAATAggatcaattaatatcatatCCAATTCATAGATTATTTGGTTTccttttcttatacatgatttgTATTATATATTCACAAGTGTAAATTGAGATGTATACACagaaatatagaaaatttccccaacgctctcttctctttttccttgcctTTGTCTTCTTTCAGTTTGTCAAAACGGCACAAATCTCCAACGAAAAGCATCTAACGATACAAACTTATAAATTTAGGAAACTTTGCAACTTATTTgggtttttgtttcttcttctctgaTTCAACATTTGCCACTTTTGAGATGTCGAGAGAGTTCagggaaatagaaaaagaagaaaaagaatcggATAATTCTCCAAGTCAACTTTTAAGCTTTATTATCACTTTTCCTTTACAATTTTGAAAACGAGACGTGTTCAAATTTAAAAAGCTATCCAAAAAGATGTCATAGTCTGTATGCTGATTTTTATACATTATAAAACCATTTATCTTAATCGCTTTCTATTAATAAATAGGAATattatgaaattcatattatcGCAAAAAGTGAGCTATGAATATCACTCCAAGCATTTACTTTTACATTTTAGCTTTTCGTAGATTTTTTGGAATAACTCTtatttaattggaaatatttgaaacttttaatattttcatattattttttttagcagAACCATAAGTTGTAAAtgtaaaaataacattttttttttctgtattttgcaattttattacagctaaaatatcaagaaaggaaaataaaaggaaaaatgaaaaggaatttcTTTATTCCCCTTCGTTATGGCCCCCTTTTCAGGCGAGGAAATTCGTTCTGCGCAAGCCATCTTCTTCGTCAAgaccttcctccttcctctcttccgcCGCCATTTTCACTTGTAGCAACCATCTGATGTAATTTTAGTTTCAAAGAAGGGTATGATCTCACCAAATGATTGAGGGCATTTCCATcatttactctctcttttttttctttcttttttttctttttctattttttccataaataaaagaaaattaaagttaaaaCTACAAAAAAGGGTGGAAGGCTAGCTCTCCCGCCTATGGCCCTCACCCCATTGTCAACGACCCCGTTGACCATGTCTGCCACCCCACTGGCGATGGGGTAGTAGCCATAGGCAAGAGAGCCAACCCACccacctatttttttttttttttttgtgttttttaaagatttaactttatttttcttttttgagttttttatggaaagaaaaaaaaaagaaaaagtaaacgaTGGAAAATTTTGCGATCATTTGGTAAGATCAAGCCTTTTTTTTAGATTGACATGGCACTtggtccttatttaaaataaagtctacttcaaatctttatttcaaaaaaaaagatggcGCTTCAATCgtttatttaaaacaatgtttactttagtcatttatttgagaaaatgatgatacttcaaattcttatttaaaattttccctatatataaagtataaaataaaaagaatgtgaGCCTCGATAAAGGAAGTTTTGGCCGATGATACTTAAGAATAAAACTTCCTTCTATGATTTCTCCAAGGAAATCTCAACCGAAGGGAACAAgaaattatttcctattttcatgtgccatTTCCCATCGAAACTTTTCTAGTTTATTCGtgaactcaaactcgagacataatttaaacAAGtacgaaaaaaataattacaattgcATGTACTCATCTTAAATACACAAATCAGAATATAACTAATTATTAATGACCTAAGCCAATCTAGAAAAAGTATTGCAAAACCTATTATTCTAAGTGAATGAAGGACATTTTTGCCTGGGGTACTCAAGTTGTTTTGCTCTCTTCAGCCTCCAATGAGGCGAGAAGAGAAATGGGGACAAAATTGGCCGTGCGTTGTTCCATTCGGAGTCTAGCGAAAATGCCTTAAACTAAGGCTCCGGCCGACGACTCGCCCGAAGGAGCCGTGTCAAACGACGGCGTTTTCCCAGATCCCAGTAGAATATTCATGCAAAGGAAGACTTGCGTTGTACTCGACCAAGACGTGACAAAGACCCAAGTGCGTCGCGACGAGTAAATAGAAAATGTGGACTGTATCTAACATAGCAGGTAGGATAAGTAGAAAGTCACCCAGGAATCGGCAGGTGACAATCGAGGCCACCCAAATTTCGGGTTCCTCTCTCCATGTCTGCAACCCCACGCCCaatcttttccctctctctaaAACTTTCGCTCATGCCCAACTCATGACTAGCTTTGCTCTCTTTAGTCCAACGAACCAAGTCACCGCCACCGCCTCTGATCCATCTCTGACGGCAACTTCCCGAGGTATTCGACCTCCGGGGACTCCGGAATTGTGATCAGTGTGTCGGACCTGTCGTACACTACATCGAACCTGTCGTCCTTGCCGACGATGCGCAAGTACTGATCGATATTGGTGCATTGATGGGGTCGAGCAGGCTTTCGGCTTATAAACCAACCGCAGCAGCTCCCGAATTGATTGCGAGATTCAGGAGTGCTTCTTCACCGTCGTCAAGGTCGCCGATTGCAACTGCGGAAGAAGAGTGGGGGGAGGAATTGGGTGTGGGGTTACAGAGATGGAGGGCAGAGCGGgcgagagagggaagaagagataaaattTTGGTGGGCGACATTGCCGCGTGTCGATTCTCGAATGGTTTGTTACATATCCTACTTGGCATATTAAGTACAGctaatattttttcaatgtgGCGTGTCAAAATCCCACCCGTGTCGCCGGGGGCCCATCACGCTAGAAGTCTCCCTCACGTGACGGTCtcgcctctctcttccttcgctcctcctctcttccttatccctttattttattttttcttcttctctctatcCCCCCTCCCCTcgcctcttcttttttctttttcctttatttttttcttcttattcctttttaCTCCAACACGGACgccccaccaccgccaccaccgccgttCCACCACTATCTCAATCCATCTCGCCGCTGTTTCAGTCCTCCGTCGTCAAGATCAAGCTTGGCCGGCAAAATTGGGCCTTAGATTCTGGATTTAAGGTTGAGCGAGCCCTAAATCTGTGATTCAGAGCTCAGCTTGACCTTGACAATGAGGTAATTCTAAAGAACATATGAATAATAAATTATACGAACTTTTACCtttgaatcgatgcaatattgatatttttatctATGCTATTCAATTATTTGACCTAATGAATTCATCCATATAGATTGTATACATGtagaataatgataaataaaaaggaagagtAGCATTGTAGGACTTGTGTTTGCATGCCTGCTTAAGTGCGCATGTGCCTTCTTTAGGTCTTTGTCTATGCATGTTTTCTAATGCTGATGTGCTTGGCAAATGTGGCAATTGTTGGGGAAATTTGATTGCTGATGTAGATAGAAAAGTAGTAGAGTTCGGCAATTACCCAATTctcttttggaattttaatttgaatgtGTTAAAGTTGCgtgtatgaaaagaaaataaaagagagttCTAAAGATGAAGTATACATGAATAGTTGGggttattataaataatatgtaaATTGATCTCTATCCATAGACAACTAATCAACATATCTCTTGAAAATAAGTATTTTATTCTCAACCATCATCACTTTTcatatcaagaataaattttCTTCATAACTACTAAACTACCCATAACTTTCTTTTAGGGCAAAAAGTCATCTCTTTTTACCATCAAGAGtcacgtatttttttttttttatcaagagtCACATCTTCTCTTAATTAAGAGATACCTCTTTTATGATGACAATCAGTAGTGACAACAATAAGAAGCACACTATGGTTgaatttgaaagtaaaaagaaacaaagtcAGTATAAGCCAACGAAGAAATGGGCATTACTTTTCATTGAAAAGACATGGTATGctggatttgtttttgaatttggaggTCATCACGCTTTGTTTATCTTCCCTTTTCATCGGGATCTCTGTCTACCTGCTTGGTCATCAATATATTACAAGGCACAAAAGACAAGACCAATGTTCACAACcacatttctaatttttatttttttttttacattttgtttttggtcgaaACTCATTTCCAATGTTTAAAAATGAGATTATCTCGAGGACACGTGGTCATTGCTATACAAAATCCAGTTCGACCTGTGACCTAACAATCCGTCTGGTAAAAGAACACAGATACATCTTATAAAAAATCCGTATCAACTTAAGCCAAGTTAGAAAAACTCAAGCTTGATTGGGTCGGTCCACCTCTCATGAACCGCTTCCATCCATTTAGTTAAATTCTAATCTATTGTCGCATTGCCGTGTGCATTGATTGTGAGATTGTTTGGAATGAATTGGATGTCATTACAAACAATAATAGCTTGGGGGGATGGGAGGATCTTTTATATTaccaaatttccatttttttttcttcctcgatGTCTCTTTGGATCCTTGTTGCGTGATACTTTGCTCAATCTTTCTGGGATAAGTGGAAGTGGATAGGATGTAGATTAGGACATAATCTAAAGAGGGAAGATTTTTCCGAATCATCTAGGCCAGTTGAACTCCCTCCCGAACCTTTTTTGTGGGTACACTTTTAGTGggtattaaagaaaaaagaaggtccCTGACGCATAATAATTCGATGGAACTCAAAACTTCACGAGCCAACTTTAAATAGTTGCATTTGTTGATGAAAAAGATACGggagaattattaaaaaaaaatccttaacctattgcaattgtgccaattcagtcataaactttttttttagtcaatttagtcataaacattttacaattgtgccagtTTAATctatccggccaaaattggccagccaGCACTAACGTGGATGTTGGCCGTCCAACGAAAAGGctgacatgacaatttttaatatatttttttcaaaattttaaatatttttgaatttttgaatttttttcctttttcactttctcttttctctggCTAGCCAGCGCCAACCAGAGGCGAGGGCCGGTGAGGCTGGCCTCACCATTGCTAGGCAAGGTTCGGCCCCACCCAGCCTTGGGGAGGTTACcgtcgccagatctagcgaggttggCCTCACTGTCGCTGGGCGAGGCTTAGCCCCACCCAACCTCGAGGAGGTCGCTGGCCCCGAGATGCGGTGAGGTGgaccctcgccttggctaggtgaggcccTACTAGCCAAAGCAAGgctcctcgccggatctagcgatgGCGGCCTCACCATTTGCCGGTGAGGTTGGTCTTGCCGGCCAGgaaagagaaagtgaagaaaaaaaaagaaaaaagaatttaaaaattcaaaattatttaaaattatttaaaaatttaaaaatgttaaaaatatttaataattgccATGTTAGCTTTCGTTGGACGACCAACGTCCGTGTCAgtccggccggccaattttgactggaTGGACTAAgcgacacaattgtaaaaggtttaggactaaattgactataaaaaaaaaaaaagtttatgactgaattggaacaattgcaataggtttaggactttttttgtaattctcccaTAAAAATACACAGTTGATTCTTCTTGTAGTACATAGATTTAATTACAGTGAAGTGAGCCGAGTACGAATATGGATGCACAATTATGCACGTCATTTACTAACTGCCATATGGAATGGTTCGATTATGAGCgaaaaaaagtactaaaaaagttctaaacctattgtatcaGTACCAAGTTAGTCATAAactattcaattaaattaattcagtcataaaattttttacattaatatcaatttagttcatccggtcaattttgggcGATCGACGCTGATGTGGACGCGGGTCGGATGATGATGTggcaaattttaaatatatattcgaatttttattaatttttccttttctttttttttttcctttttttctctcttcttcctccttgaacTATACTCTCAATGACCAAcgagaaggaaaagggaaaaaaaaaaaaaaaaaaaagagaaaaggacaaaattaataaaaaaaattgaaaaaaaacttattaaaaattgccacattatCATTCAACAACCGGCCGATGTCCATGTCAGCGTCGGCCAGCCAAAACTGgctagatggattgaattgataccaatatgaaatggtttaagactaaattggtctaattgaaaaattcataacTGAATCGGTaccaatataataggtttagaactttttgatacttttcctaTTCTGAGTAGCTTTTGCTTTCAGGGTTACAAAGGAGAAGTCTTGATTGAACTTGTGAGATCATGGCCTTCAAGAATCAACATTTTCACCGCGAGATCATGGCCTTCAAGAATCAAGATTTTCACCGTTCGGGGCCTCGGGCCCGTACTCGCATTGACTGGTAAGACctcaaattctctctttcctcattGAACGAGAGGCCCAAGTCATGCCTTTTAAGTTCCCTTCACCTTTGTCTCAGTTATTTGGCGATAGCTAGTTACCGTGTGATACaggactttttatttttttgagcaAGTGATACAGGACTTTTTAAACATGCAAAGAACTCAGCACTATCCTAGCTGTCCAACTTTTCCATAACTTAACATGGAAAAAACCtctcgtcaaaaaaaaaaaaaaaaaaacatgaaaaaaccTGACTGAGAAGGTGCATCTATGGTGTAATTTCCATCTACTTTGGTAATTAGTTTGTTTCTCAACAGACGAACTTCCCTTATGGGCCACGAGCACTTGCCTCCCCCCTTGGACGCTTATCTCCGATTACTTCATCATAGAGTTTTTCTCGATACTAGGCCAAAAAGGAGTTTTACTAGACACGTGACCTTTAATATGTCATGAGCTGTCATTGCCAAGTGTTGATTTGCCCGCAACATGCACCACATGTTATAACTTTGTCCTCAACGGTTGCCATGTGATTTaacgggaaaattgtccaaaaagtcataaacttattgcatttttgccaattcaatcctaaacattttaactttgctaatttagtcctaaactttttcacttcttgccgatttagtccattcggctaattttggttggaaaatgctaacatggacaCAGCGATGCCACATAGGACTGACAgcgttgacgtggacaatttttaataatattttaatattttttgaattattttttctgttttttcctttttttttcttttctttcttttctttttggctttctttacCTTTTCCGGTGGCTGGCCACCAGCCACAGGTGACggctggcctcgcccgccacaggCGAGGCCTGGCCAGGCGAGGAGGAGCCCTAGCCCAAGCACAACCCAGCAAGGGTCACCCACGCctgggtgaggccaacccttACCTAGGCTAGGAGGCCTCGCCAGGAATCGGCCGAGGGATGGCGACGCTGGGCAAGGCCACCCtggcctaggtgagggccagcctcgccagatctagcaaggggagccctcgccaAGGCTCCCCCTCTCCCAAGCAAGTGTCAGCCTCGCCTAgaccagatctggcgaggccggccctctcCCTTGGCCGATCGACACTCGCCTGGGTGAGGGCAAGCATCGGCGAGGGCTTCCCTTCTAGTGAGGCTAaccctcacccaagccaaggCAACCTCGCCCAACGTCGTCGTCGCCTGGGCGGGCGAGGTTAGCCAACTGGCTGTGGCTAGTGGCCAACCATTGGAAAAGGCAAggaaagctaaaaagaaaaggaaaaaacaaaaaaaaaataaaaattcaaaaaaatattaaatattattaaaattgtccacgttagtatttttcggtcaaaattggctagatggattGAATCTGCAagaagtaaaaaggtttaggaccaaattagcaaagttaaaaggtttaagactaaattagcaaaagtgcaataagtttagaactttttggacaattttcccagtGATATAACACTTTATTTGGTTCATGGACACATCCGGTTCGTAGTTTTGGGACAGAAGCAGCCACGTGTGGAGTGCCAACTTTTCGTTCGGCACCGAGTTCAGACCGCATGAGAAGCTTTTTCGAAAATATGGCATTTTAAACTTCTCTCGAATCCGAtgtttcgttttcttcttttcgcgTGTAACGATGATACGGGTATTTAGCTTAGTCTAGCTACAAAGTTTCTTTATCAGCAAACATACCGACGACACTAACATTTCTTTGGACTTCTAACATAGGAAAAATGCAGATCATGGGAGGTCGGTTGTTGCTTCTTTGGTTAAAGGTGCCTATGTCTTAGAGCGGGACCGCCGGGGGAAACGTGAAGGTTCCCAGGCTCTTGCTCCTCCTTGGTGGGAAACTTTCGCTTTTCAGTTGAAGCGCATACTCGTAGATGGGGCTGACTCTCCTATCTTCGGTGCCATCTTCGAGTATAAGCCTCTGCCATCCTCATGTAACCACTCAGCAGATGGACCGTGTTTCGTGGTCGCCTTCCGAGGCACCTTGTTCACGAAAGAATCCTTCTTTCGAGATATTGAGCTGGATGTTCAGTTTTTAAGGAATGAGCTTCACTCCTCGTCTCGCTGCAAGACTGCCGTGCAAGCGGTAGAAGACTTGGTTGCAGCCGCCGGCAATTCTAAGGTGGTCTGGTTAGCTGGCCACTCCCTGGGGTCTGCCATTGCTCTGGAAGCTGGAAAGAACATGGCCAAAAAGGGATATTATCTCAAGTCTTTCCTCTTCAACCCGCCTTATGCATCTGTTCCGATTGAGAAGATCAAGAGCAAGATCTGGAAGCGGGCTTTCCAGTTAGCCGAAAGCGGGTTATGTGCTGCAGCGGCGCTAGCTAAACAGTCTCCGGAACAGCTGAAACAATCGGCCGATTCTTTTGCGGCTTTGTCCCCTTGGGTTCCTCAGCTGTTTGTCAACAAGGCTGATTGCGTCTGCTCGGGATACATTGGCTATTTCGAGCACGGAAAGTGGATGCAAAAGTTCAGATTAGGAGGTATCCGCAAGATTGCTAGTCGTTATTCTGTGATATTGTTGTTCATGAGCGAGAATGGGACGCAGGCAGAGCCTTTGCACCTCATCCCATCGGCAAATCTATCGATCAATTCAAAGCCGCCGAAGTGTTTCCTGAGGGCGCATAAAATTAGCGAATGGTGGAAGCTGGACCTGGAGCTGGAGTCCGAAGTTTACAAGTACGAGTATTAGTATTGGCGGTATCGTTGGACTGTTAGTTCTCGTCGCTTATGCGCTTGGATCTGATGACGTGATTGAACTTGCCCAAGTCATTGAATACACAGTTGTGTTGATCTCCGTGTGCTGAATTGTTTATGTGCGGATCGATGTTGCCTGGACCTGTTGTGTGGCGCATTTCCTTTTTACTGTCTCGCATATTTCATATGTTTGGAAGTGACAGATGTGCTTTCAGTTTGTTTGTGTCCGTGTGGGTGGGAGAAAGAGTCCTCTTGTCATTTTTCAGTTTGGAGATTGAAGCAATGTTATCCGCCTTACCCCTTTGCGAAATTGTCATGATGCTTGCTAGACTAGTCGGATCCAGTTTGGAAATATAAGAAAGGTTGGGCGACGATGGTGGGTGCTTTTCTCACTAAATGAAAAGTTCATTTTCTTCGCATTTTTGGAGATGCAAATCAAGTGATATAACAACTCTCATAAGAAATTAGTTTGTCAAAACGGCACAAATCTCAAATGGAAAGTATCCGGTGATGCCAACATATAAATTTAGGAACTTTTGCAActaatttgagtttttatttcGTCTTTTCTAATTTAATATTTACCACTTTTGAGATGTCAAGAGAGTTTacggaaattgaagaaaaagaaaatgaattagatAATTCTCTAGGTCAACTTTTAAGTTTTATCTTCGCTTTTCCTTTACAATTTTGAAAACTTAACgtattcaaatttaaaaagctGTCCAAAAAAATGCCATATTCTACGTGCCGATTTTTATGGATTTCGTGGTTGCCTTCCGAGGCACCATGACCAGGAAAGAATCGGTCTCTCGTCGAGATATTATGCTGGGTCTTCTCTTGCTCCAGCATGGGCTCCACTCCACATGACCGCATTTCGTGGTCACCTTCGGAGGAACCATGACCAAGAAAGAGTTGGACTCTCGAGATATTATGCTGGGTCTTCTCTTGCTCCAGCATGGGCTCCACTCCACATCTCGCTTCGAGACTGCCATGCAGGCGGTACGGAATATGGTTGCAACCGCTGACGATTCTAGGGTCTGGTTAGCTGGCCACTCCCTGGGGTCTGCCATTGCTCTGCTAGCAGGACAGAACATGGCCAAAACGGGATTGTTTCTTGAGTCTTTCCTCTTCAATCCGCCTTATGTGCCGGTCCTGGTTGAGAAGATCAAGAATACTAAAGTGAAGCTCGGTATTCGCTTCACCACCAGCATGATCACAGCTGGACTCATGTTAGCCATGAAGGCTCCACAACTCAGGAATCAATCTGCTGATTCTTTTGCCACTTTATCTGCTTGGGCCCCTCCACTGTATGTCAATGCAGCCGATCACGTCTATTCAGAGTACATTGGTTATTTCGAGCACCGAAACAAGATGCAAGAGATCGGACCAGGAGCTATTGAGAAGTTAGCTACTCAGCACTCTTACTCAACACTCTATCGGATTGCTGTTCATGAGTGCGATGGGGAAGCAGGCAGAGCCTTTGCACCTAATCCCGTCCGCAAATCTATCAATCAATTTAAATCCGTCGCCGGAATACAAGAGGGCGCATAGTATTCACCAGTGGTGGAGACACGACCTAAACCTGCAGTCCAAAGTTTACACGTACAGTTAGTATTGGTGGTACTGTTGGACTATTATATGTTGTATATGCATTTGAATCTGATGGTGTGATTGAACTTTCACCAGCCATTGGATAGGCAGCGGTTTGCTCTCCCTATGCTGAGTtgttttgataaaaatattttggatgTG
Protein-coding regions in this window:
- the LOC104446109 gene encoding LOW QUALITY PROTEIN: GDSL esterase/lipase At4g10955 (The sequence of the model RefSeq protein was modified relative to this genomic sequence to represent the inferred CDS: deleted 1 base in 1 codon), which gives rise to HFVVTFGGTMTKKELDSRDIMLGLLLLQHGLHSTSRFETAMQAVRNMVATADDSRVWLAGHSLGSAIALLAGQNMAKTGLFLESFLFNPPYVPVLVEKIKNTKVKLGIRFTTSMITAGLMLAMKAPQLRNQSADSFATLSAWAPPLYVNAADHVYSEYIGYFEHRNKMQEIGPGAIEKLATQHSYSTSIGLLFMSAMGKQAEPLHLIPSANLSINLNPSPEYKRAHSIHQWWRHDLNLQSKVYTYS
- the LOC104444000 gene encoding GDSL esterase/lipase At4g10955, with the protein product MAFKNQHFHREIMAFKNQDFHRSGPRARTRIDWKNADHGRSVVASLVKGAYVLERDRRGKREGSQALAPPWWETFAFQLKRILVDGADSPIFGAIFEYKPLPSSCNHSADGPCFVVAFRGTLFTKESFFRDIELDVQFLRNELHSSSRCKTAVQAVEDLVAAAGNSKVVWLAGHSLGSAIALEAGKNMAKKGYYLKSFLFNPPYASVPIEKIKSKIWKRAFQLAESGLCAAAALAKQSPEQLKQSADSFAALSPWVPQLFVNKADCVCSGYIGYFEHGKWMQKFRLGGIRKIASRYSVILLFMSENGTQAEPLHLIPSANLSINSKPPKCFLRAHKISEWWKLDLELESEVYKYEY